A window of Clostridium taeniosporum genomic DNA:
AATTCATGTTTTCCATAAAGTATAAGAAAACTTGGATTATTATTATTGTCCCACCCCCATAATACTATGCTTCTGAATGGGTTGTACTCTTTTTTCCATGTTTTTGTTTGTAATTTATTATTTTCTAATAAACAATTTATATTTCCTTCATCATCCTTTAATTCATTTTGCCTAATTAAACCTTCCTTGGACTTTAAGAAAGAAAAAACTGTTTTTAAAAAGTTATTTTCCTTAGAGTTTGACATAACAGTAAAACCACCTTATTCCTTTAATATTTGTAAAAATTTCATTTTTATTCAAGCTACATTTGCTAAAGAAAATTTAATCTTTATATTTTTCTAATATTTTAAATTATTCCATCATAAGAATTAATTATTTTTAAATATTTTACCATAGTTTTACTTCGTATGAAACTATTTTTGTCTAATTGAGTTTATAATTGTAAAAAAATATTTAATACGTTATTTAATTTTAATAATTTTTATTAATTAATTAAATAAGTTATATAATTATATTGATTAATAACATTTAATTAGTTATAATAAAAGCACAAAGATAAATGATACTGAATATCAATTAATAAAATACAGTTTATTAATTGTATATTTTTACAAAGGAGGAATTATATTGAATGATATTTTATTTGCTTTCTCATTAACTCTTTTTGCTGGTTTATGTACAGGCATTGGAAGTGCAGCTGCTTTTTTTGCTAAAAAAACTAATACAAAATTTCTTTCTATAAGTTTAGGATTTTCAGCAGGTGTTATGATTTATGTATCAATGATTGAGATATTTTTTAAAGCTAAAGATGCTCTTACAGCTCAATTCGGAATAAAGACAGGTTCTTGGCTTACTGTAATATCATTTTTTGGAGGAATGTTACTTATAGGACTTATTGACAAAGTAATTCCTAATGGTGAAAATCCACATGATATATATAAAATTGAAGATTTAAATTCTCATAAGGCTAATTCAAATAAAAAACTATTAAGAACAGGATTATTTACTGCAATAGCTATTGCTATTCATAATTTTCCTGAAGGACTTGCAACATTTATTTCTGGACTTCAATCTCCATCTATAGCTGTTCCAATAGCAATAGCTATTGCTATTCATAATATACC
This region includes:
- the zupT gene encoding zinc transporter ZupT, coding for MNDILFAFSLTLFAGLCTGIGSAAAFFAKKTNTKFLSISLGFSAGVMIYVSMIEIFFKAKDALTAQFGIKTGSWLTVISFFGGMLLIGLIDKVIPNGENPHDIYKIEDLNSHKANSNKKLLRTGLFTAIAIAIHNFPEGLATFISGLQSPSIAVPIAIAIAIHNIPEGIAVSVPVYYATGDKKKAFIYSFLSGLSEPLGAIIGYLILRPFISNALLGIIFGAVAGIMVFISLDELLPSAREYGEHHLSIYGLVSGMILMAISLLLFL